Within Streptomyces sp. NBC_00704, the genomic segment CGGCCTGTCCTTCGTCGCGGTCGTGCACCACCTGTCCGACGTGGTGGACGGCGCGGCCGCGAAGGAGGCGGCCGCCATCCTGAAGATGGCCTCGACCCGCACGATCTACGCCCAGAAAGCGGACGAGGCGAGGGCCACGGGCCGGGTGCTCGGCCTGCCGAGGTGGGCGGTGGAGATCATCCCGAGCCTCACCCCGGGCATCGCGGTGTGGGACGTCAACGGCAATGTGCAGGTGGTGAAGCACCTGGTCACGGAGACGGAACGGCCGCTCGTCTTCACCGACCGGGCGATGACGGAATCCTCCGCCGAGCGCACCATGTCCGACGACGACGCCCTCCTCGCCGCCGAACTGGAACAGGAACGCCGGGCGGCGGCCTTCATGGAACAGCACCTGGCCGACTTGGACGGCTCGTCCGAGTCGACGGTGGCGTAGGCGGGCGGGAGTGGCCATGAGACCGGGTGACGAGCACCGCCCCGCCGGCCAGGGAGGCGTCCCCGACGGCCTCCTGGTCGGCATACTCGCCTTCCTGCTCGGCATGACGCTGCTGGTCTGGGCGGCGACCGGTCTGGCCGCCCTGTTCGCGCACGGCTCCTGGCCCGCGGGCGTCGCCTTCACCCGCACCCCGCAGGCCATGCGCCACCTCGTCGCCCAGCCCCACGACGTCCCCGGCGCCTGGCCGGAGGCCACGGCCGCGGACCTGTCGGGCTACGGCCTGTTCTGGGGCCTGTTCATCGGCGAGCTGATGATCCTCTTCGTGCTGACGGTGTTCGGGATAGGGACCTTCGCCCGCTGGAAGTCGGTCCGCGCCACGAAGCACGCCAGGACCTCGCCGCCGGCCAGGGAACAGACCCCGCCGCCCCACCACGAGGTCCCCACCCAGCGCGTAGACCCCGGCCCCCTCACACTCCCGACCCCCGCCCCGGTCCCCACGACGGCCCCCCTCCCGACCGGCCCCGCTCCCCAGCCCGCCGAACCCGCGTCCGCGACACCGGCTCCGGCTCCGGCGACGCCGGCGACCGCGCCGCTCCCCCTGACCGTCTCCGCGCCGGCGGAACGGCCCACCGCACCCGTGCCGGCCACCGAACCCCTGACCGGCTGGGCGACCGGCCGCACCGCGGTCCACTACGCCCCGGCCGACGTCCGGCACGCCACCGCCGCCCGCGCCGTGCGCGACGCCGAGGGCCCCGCCCTCGTTCTCACCTCGAACCCCGCGCTCTGGCAGGACACCAAGGACGCCCGCGCCAAACTGGGTCCCGTCCACCTCTACGATCCCGCCCACCGCTGCGACACCCCCGCCCGGCTCCACTGGTCCCCCACCGCGGGCTGCGAGGACAAGGCCACCGCGAGGGCCCGGGCGGCCGCGCTCCTGGCCCCGGTCCGCCCCACCGCCCGGCTGGACCAGGCGGTCGCCGACACCGCCGAAACCCTCCTGCGCAGCTACCTCCACGCCGCCGCCGTCGACGGCCGCACCGTCCGGCACGTCCACCGCTGGTCCCAGGGGGCCGGGATCCAGGAAGCGGTCCGCACGCTCCGCACCAGCCCCAAGGCGGCCCCCGGCGCGGCCGGTGAACTCGAAGCCGCTCTCACCGCGCATCCCGAACGCCGGGACATCGCACAGGAACTGACCTCCCGTGCGCTCTCCGCACTCTCCACGATCAACATCCGTGAGGCATGCACTCCC encodes:
- a CDS encoding type IV secretory system conjugative DNA transfer family protein; protein product: MRPGDEHRPAGQGGVPDGLLVGILAFLLGMTLLVWAATGLAALFAHGSWPAGVAFTRTPQAMRHLVAQPHDVPGAWPEATAADLSGYGLFWGLFIGELMILFVLTVFGIGTFARWKSVRATKHARTSPPAREQTPPPHHEVPTQRVDPGPLTLPTPAPVPTTAPLPTGPAPQPAEPASATPAPAPATPATAPLPLTVSAPAERPTAPVPATEPLTGWATGRTAVHYAPADVRHATAARAVRDAEGPALVLTSNPALWQDTKDARAKLGPVHLYDPAHRCDTPARLHWSPTAGCEDKATARARAAALLAPVRPTARLDQAVADTAETLLRSYLHAAAVDGRTVRHVHRWSQGAGIQEAVRTLRTSPKAAPGAAGELEAALTAHPERRDIAQELTSRALSALSTINIREACTPNRSDALALDSFVDEGGTLYVVGESLEDPRTHPGAMPLLTALVSSVVERGRRMAERSSSGRLDPPLTVVLDDVAAVAPIPQLPDLLSTGRDRGLPTLALLRSREQAKARWPHHELPA